The genomic region GGGCCGCGCAAGGGATATTGGCTGGGGCAAGTACATCatcagcgcgccgccgccgtttcGCAATGACGCCGAaacgctggcggcgctggaccgCGATCCGACGGCGGTGTTTCGCTCTGTCTgtgtcggcgatgacgatcAGGGGAGGACGCTGGATGGCGTGTTCGCGGAGAGGGGGTGGAAGCACCTCGCGCGCGTGGACCGTGTCTACGATTCGACCAAGGCGGTGCGCgagctgggctggcggcCCGAGTTCACGTTTGAGAGGACGATTGCCAGACTGAGCAGGGGAGAGCCGTGGAGGAGCGAGCTGACGGGCAAGGTTGGCAAGAAGGGATATCACGCGGAGAGCACGGGTGTCTATACCAAGCGGTGAGCCGGGTCGCTTCGCCACAGCCAGGCTTGCGCAAATCATCAGCGGTAATGTCATGTGCATTTTAGTAGTATATATTACCATGTTGGACATTTTGATAGTATACATTTATCTGGCTGCCCCGCAGCATCATTTAGAGCAAGTCTCCAGTCATGAGTAGCTGGAAGCGCCactcgccgacctcgcgcTCGTCATATCTCCATCGCCCATGCGAACCagctgcacgtcgtcgttgtaCCTGTCGACGCTCTTGTCGCCAAACTCGGCCGAGTACGAGGTGTGGTATGTAATCTGGTCCTCGTTGGCACCTGTCCGaggcttctgcttcttcgaCCGCTCCGCGTGCGATCTCGTGCTCGGCCCCCGCGGAAGCCCAGAACGGCCCGCAGCAGTCTCTGATCGCTGCGGTCCGTTCGTAGATCTACCGTAGTACCGTGTCGACACGCTGCGCAAAGCGGGAAACAGCCTTACGAGTAGCAGTCGCAGCGACGGCATGCAGATGCAAATGATGCCGACGTTGATCTCTGCCGTCGACAAAACGCCTGCCGCGACAAACTCCCATGTCGGATTGACGGTGCTGGCACCGGCCTGGACCAGCGATTCGAGCCGGAGCATGCTGACAATGGTGACGCTATAAATAGTCGAATCAGCGACTGGTTCTGAGAAGAAAGAAACTGGAGGAGAGACTCACAAAATACCTACGCAAAACATCATCCCAACGCCAATCTTCTTCCGCATATCGAGCTTCAGGTTTCGCAGCTGCCATAGCGGGATACCAAGCATCCATAGATCCAGTAAGATACTTATAGCGGCATTGCTCCAGCAAATGCCCATTATGTCGATGCACTTGCCACGATGCTTCCCATCGTAAGCCCACTGCCACCAGAAATACTCAATGGGGGTGCACTGGAAAGTTGCCAGGAACACA from Purpureocillium takamizusanense chromosome 12, complete sequence harbors:
- a CDS encoding uncharacterized protein (EggNog:ENOG503P1GJ~COG:I~TransMembrane:7 (o22-43i55-73o93-121i133-155o180-204i216-235o255-281i)), whose product is MYSKNLTVTACKEPVRNKSSRYVAISNSFSIVASIFVIQRFAYKFWAKMDFGLDDLFTLIALLVSLPATYINAHPLVSNGIGRDTWTLTLKQLIAFIKHFYILEIIYFAEVSLMKLALLFFYIRIFPTTKVRWLLWGTVVVVSLFGLIFVFLATFQCTPIEYFWWQWAYDGKHRGKCIDIMGICWSNAAISILLDLWMLGIPLWQLRNLKLDMRKKIGVGMMFCVGIFVTIVSMLRLESLVQAGASTVNPTWEFVAAGVLSTAEINVGIICICMPSLRLLLVRLFPALRSVSTRYYGRSTNGPQRSETAAGRSGLPRGPSTRSHAERSKKQKPRTGANEDQITYHTSYSAEFGDKSVDRYNDDVQLVRMGDGDMTSARSASGASSYS